The Streptomyces kanamyceticus genome window below encodes:
- a CDS encoding RNA polymerase sigma factor: MKRAFDTADARGGPERPPPDDDLHRRLVYGDEAALAEVYAAYGDLVHRVATRVTRSAAAAEDVAQEVFAHLWSRPYAFDARRGSLRAWLSMLAHRRAVDWVRGEERHRKAKHADETVLRAVPAPGPAPDEAVLEQERSLLLHSALARLPLHQRQVVHLAYFAGRTYRQAAVELGIPEGTAKTRLRTALRTLAETLADPPLRGEIP, translated from the coding sequence ATGAAGCGGGCGTTCGACACGGCGGACGCGAGAGGCGGCCCCGAACGGCCACCGCCCGACGACGATCTGCACCGGCGCCTCGTCTACGGCGACGAGGCCGCGCTCGCCGAGGTCTACGCCGCCTACGGCGACCTCGTGCACCGCGTCGCCACCCGGGTCACCCGCAGCGCCGCCGCCGCGGAGGACGTCGCGCAGGAGGTCTTCGCCCACCTCTGGAGCAGGCCGTACGCCTTCGACGCGCGCCGTGGCAGCCTGCGCGCCTGGCTCTCCATGCTCGCCCACCGGCGGGCCGTGGACTGGGTGCGCGGCGAGGAACGGCACCGCAAGGCCAAGCACGCGGACGAGACGGTGCTGCGCGCCGTCCCCGCCCCAGGACCCGCCCCCGACGAGGCCGTCCTCGAACAGGAACGCTCGCTCCTGCTGCACTCCGCGCTTGCCCGGCTGCCGCTGCACCAGCGGCAGGTGGTGCACCTGGCCTACTTCGCGGGCCGGACGTACCGTCAGGCCGCGGTCGAGCTCGGCATCCCCGAAGGCACCGCGAAGACCCGCCTGCGGACGGCCCTGCGCACCCTGGCAGAGACCCTCGCGGACCCGCCCCTGCGAGGTGAGATCCCATGA
- a CDS encoding maleylpyruvate isomerase family mycothiol-dependent enzyme, whose amino-acid sequence MTTEHEDVRELLGAWAAGALLPGDEHRITAHLPGCADCSTEARGLRETVRQLEGPPAPSPSGAPHVLSRAFRTRAPALRTAPHAAPYAAAVAGLQALLGELDERGDWGTPVVHDWDVHDTVAHLIAADEPLALRLGLHARVPASSAPEGTSWRAAWAARTSDVIAHERLRTPAQTVATWRNQAAGLLAAPAAHDPELAARAAVLMGVRLPVGDHFLVRAFEAWVHADDIGRALDRRVPPPRVPHLWQLVRLAVRILGIALGPQAPTVALTVEGEGGGTEWILGNPDDAVRAQLVLDPVDFCLLIGGRRPPTEIPQGQSGDKSASDHLLSRATSLSWL is encoded by the coding sequence ATGACCACGGAACACGAGGACGTACGCGAACTGCTCGGCGCCTGGGCGGCGGGAGCGCTCCTGCCCGGCGACGAACACCGGATCACGGCGCACCTTCCCGGCTGCGCGGACTGCTCGACGGAGGCGCGCGGGCTGCGGGAGACGGTGCGGCAGTTGGAGGGGCCACCGGCGCCGTCGCCCTCCGGCGCCCCGCACGTCCTCTCCCGCGCGTTCCGCACCCGCGCCCCCGCCCTGCGGACCGCCCCGCACGCCGCGCCCTACGCGGCCGCGGTCGCCGGACTCCAGGCGCTCCTCGGGGAGTTGGACGAGCGGGGTGACTGGGGGACGCCGGTCGTGCACGACTGGGACGTGCACGACACCGTCGCGCATCTGATCGCCGCGGACGAGCCGCTCGCACTCCGTCTCGGCCTGCACGCGCGCGTGCCTGCCTCCTCGGCGCCGGAAGGTACGTCGTGGCGGGCGGCCTGGGCGGCGCGCACCTCCGACGTCATCGCCCACGAGCGGCTGCGCACCCCCGCGCAGACCGTCGCCACCTGGCGCAACCAGGCCGCGGGGCTCCTTGCCGCACCCGCCGCCCACGACCCGGAACTCGCCGCGCGCGCCGCCGTGCTGATGGGCGTCCGGCTGCCGGTCGGCGACCACTTCCTGGTGCGGGCCTTCGAGGCCTGGGTGCACGCCGACGACATCGGCAGGGCGCTCGACCGGCGGGTACCCCCGCCGCGGGTCCCGCACCTGTGGCAACTCGTCCGGCTCGCCGTGCGCATCCTCGGCATCGCCCTGGGCCCCCAGGCACCGACGGTGGCGCTCACCGTCGAGGGAGAGGGCGGCGGCACCGAATGGATCCTGGGCAACCCGGACGACGCGGTACGCGCCCAACTGGTCCTGGACCCGGTCGACTTCTGCCTCCTGATAGGCGGCCGCCGCCCCCCAACCGAAATCCCCCAAGGCCAATCAGGCGACAAATCCGCATCCGACCACCTCCTGTCCCGAGCGACTTCACTGTCGTGGCTGTAG